The Deinococcus aquaedulcis genomic interval GCGCGGGCAGCAGGGCCGGGGCCAGGGCCAGGGCCAGCAGCACCGAAAGCACCCCCGAAAGCACCACGCCCCCCAGCGCCAGCCAGCCGGGCGCGCGGGCCAGCCGCTGAGGCCAGGGGGCAGGCCCAGGGTGCACGGCACTCATGGCCGCGTGTGAAAGCGGCGCAGCAGGGCCCAACCCAGCACCATCATCAGCGCCCCCCAGGCCAGAAAGCCCAGGTCATAGGCCAGCTGGTGGGGGCCGGGGCGAACGTGGTGAATCTGCAGCAGCTGGTGGTCAATCAGGCCCTCGACCACGTTAAAAAGTCCCCAGCCCAGAAGCAGCCCCCCCAACAGCGCAGAGGTGCGCCGGGGCGCGTGGCCGCTGCGCGTGCCACTCCAGAGCAGCGCCACCCCCAGCACGGTGAAAACCCAGGTGGCCGCGTGAAAGAAACCGTCGGCCAGCGTGTTGAGCTTCAGGTTGTCCAGGGTGGTGGGGGCATACACGCTGCTCAGCAGATGGTGCCACTGCAGCAGCTGATGCAACACGATGCCGTCGAAAAAGCCGCCCAGGCCAATCCCCAGCAGGGTACTGCCCCAGGTCAGGGCGGGCGGTGCGGCGCGGTCGGAAGGAAGGGATGTCGTCATGGCGCCTCCTGGGCGGGTTCATCGTTCCGTGGACTGCGGCCGTGCCGGGTGAGAAGAGGCTGAAGAAGCAGGCACCAAGTTCAAGAGCCACCACAGCGGGAGGGAGCAATGAGGCGGCGGCTGACCCTCCCCACATGCCCCGGCACCCGGCTCCGTTTTGCGGCATGCTGGGGCCTGTCTGCTTGACAACCCACCCGCCCGGCCAGTCCCACTGGCCCCTCCTCCCCACCCCCAGGAGTTGCCCCGGCATGACCATGACCCAGACCCCCTCTTTGCTTGATCCTGGCCTGTGCGCCGACGTGCTGCA includes:
- a CDS encoding DUF2243 domain-containing protein, encoding MTTSLPSDRAAPPALTWGSTLLGIGLGGFFDGIVLHQLLQWHHLLSSVYAPTTLDNLKLNTLADGFFHAATWVFTVLGVALLWSGTRSGHAPRRTSALLGGLLLGWGLFNVVEGLIDHQLLQIHHVRPGPHQLAYDLGFLAWGALMMVLGWALLRRFHTRP